The Balaenoptera acutorostrata chromosome 10, mBalAcu1.1, whole genome shotgun sequence genome has a window encoding:
- the LOC102998069 gene encoding LOW QUALITY PROTEIN: POM121-like protein 2 (The sequence of the model RefSeq protein was modified relative to this genomic sequence to represent the inferred CDS: inserted 4 bases in 4 codons; substituted 1 base at 1 genomic stop codon) produces the protein MDTYVGKLGLSPSSPAEGRTDLSERPLNGRPAQPLHQVPRVQHVHRAHPAPRHRPARRLPNGDPTSPNAWVVNEAWRRFPMNRSRSSIMGPLPSDGWESYFKRSIRSLRHPRAIWSPVTTRLAPRERTAPPSTAPAEETNTAGVSPSEKPPDPCAKETVLRALRECKKGKVRWEERLFHESLDSRRRIPETRPSAFKPLTKNGVLTSFVPRPGPLQRSLDCWGSDHSLNNRPSCSSVDSLASTHTGGPLSSQRNAITSSYSSSRDFSEPWKRSIPSTSLQIPEWPITRKEHGHPSHSPVPPVSDESRETSGSSGQQNQIPLLLSSPGSLLSLTPPPQLGYAVPEDLALGKKAGLQRSNKAREDTAEVTTDSVPDTWSALQPSLSQGADPPLESLHKMQKSPSPLAFPQPTGEAISVAHSPLKTASLLAPRGCSQSEPLSGTSSDSKPTTTFILLXPCFPTSPVTDTTWPPSTSQAAIPXDSPAIIPAAPTMQSTLFGLMSSPGPHLPASAPPVATSAERLSKPILGLPANSEIGGSSYSRISSTAAASYSIXTPPGISTPTFKAIFGSLRPLKTMPVRAPFSFKQTSPPPTPASTRLFHGLVKATSVVVSTTPASTSKGSFKPPLDLGVVNVTSTMGNTCSIPSTCPPFPLRAACAFRASFSPAAVFTFPLCQRPTVPTVHTVTIFSQVLPSAVQISPTRSTANCSAVGSPLATSALVTTNQPALSSRISSSTAAFTIPLESSSRPPFPLSLGATPQPAFGAAYVQKQEVPQPALGPSFSSSFIFGSSPVAXSIPTPTPAQPSFSGTTQSAFGGLAPSASTFHIPASFRPAFGSTPXQANTNGLGVVTPTHRSGACGSVFGSTAPRPFDFGGLVTPIDCEETWMGVTAPDMSSNPGAFSTGAEPSGTTSSITPLGTGCGPNNQGRTSQGTHFALGKASISARKTMFGDPSMTPFAQSTPVTGSVKAGSSLGFGMPSPPPQGSVGRRSFRLSAPSFSIGAKSKSPKNREQGHSRRPHAHTK, from the exons ATGGACACTTACGTGGGCAAGCTGGGACTCTCGCCGTCGTCCCCAGCAGAGGGGCGCACAGACTTGTCGGAGAGGCCCTTGAACGGCCGGCCAGCTCAGCCCCTTCATCAGGTCCCCCGGGTTCAGCACGTCCATCGTGCCCACCCTGCCCCTCGGCACAGACCTGCGAGGAGGCTGCCGAACGGGGATCCTACCAGTCCCAACGCGTGGGTGGTCAACGAGGCTTGGAGGCGCTTTCCCATGAACAGGTCCCGGAGCTCCATCATGGGGCCTCTTCCCTCAGACGGGTGGGAAAGTTACTTCAAGCGGAGTATCCGGTCTCTTCGGCACCCCAGGGCAATCTGGAGCCCGGTGACCACCAGGCTCGCTCCTCGTGAGCGGACAGCGCCCCCCTCCACTGCCCCAGCAGAGGAAACGAACACTGCAGGGGTCTCACCTTCTGAGAAGCCCCCAGACCCATGTGCGAAGGAGACAGTGCTGAGGGCCCTCAGAGAGTGCAAGAAGGGGAAAGTGAGGTGGGAAGAACGACTGTTCCATGAGAGCTTGGACAGTAGGAGAAGGATTCCAGAGACCAGACCATCTGCGTTTAAGCCTCTGACGAAAAATGGAGTCCTCACTTCTTTTGTGCCCAGGCCTGGGCCTCTGCAGAGAAGCCTCGACTGCTGGGGCTCGGATCACAGCTTGAAtaacaggcccagctgctcctccGTGGACTCCTTGGCCAGCACACACACAGGTGGCCCCCTTAGCTCCCAAAGAAATGCTATTACAAGCTCTTACAGCTCTTCTAGAGATTTCTCTGAGCCTTGGAAGAGAAGTATTCCCAGTACATCACTCCAGATACCAGAGTGGCCAATAACAAGGAAAGAACATGGCCATCCGTCTCACTCTCCAGTCCCACCGGTATCAGATGAGTCCCGAGAAACCTCTGGCAGCTCTGGGCAGCAAAATCAGATTCCCCTGCTTCTATCAAGCCCTGGCAGCCTGCTGTCCCTGACTCCACCTCCTCAGCTTGGTTATGCAGTCCCTGAAGACCTGGCCTTAGGGAAGAAAGCTGGACTCCAACGGAGCAACAAAGCCAGAGAGGATACGGCTGAGGTCACCACAGACTCTGTCCCTGACACTTGGTCTGCTCTTCAGCCTTCCCTGTCCCAGGGCGCTGATCCTCCGCTGGAAAGCTTACATAAAATGCAGAAGTCTCCAAGTCCACTGGCCTTCCCACAACCTACCGGAGAGGCAATCAGTGTGGCCCACTCGCCTCTGAAGACAGCGAGCCTGCTGGCCCCACGTGGGTGCTCACAGTCAGAGCCCCTTTCAGGCACCTCTTCAGACTCAAAACCCACAACTACTTTCATCCTTC ACCCTTGTTTTCCCACATCACCAGTCACTGACACCACGTGGCCACCTTCAACGTCTCAGGCTGCCATACCCTGAGACTCACCTGCCATTATCCCTGCAGCACCCACTATGCAAAGCACTTTGTTTGGATTGATGAGCAGCCCAGGTCCTCATCTTCCTGCATCTGCACCTCCTGTTGCAACTTCTGCTGAACGCTTGTCAAAGCCCATTTTGGGGCTCCCAGCCAATAGTGAGATAGGAGGCTCCTCATATTCCAGAATTTCAAGCACAGCTGCAGCATCTTACAGCA TTACACCTCCGGGTATCTCAACTCCCACCTTCAAGGCTATCTTTGGCAGCCTAAGACCACTTAAAACTATGCCCGTGAGAGCTCCTTTCTCTTTCAAGCAGACCTCTCCTCCACCTACTCCTGCTTCTACCCGTCTCTTCCATGGCCTGGTCAAGGCTACCTCTGTAGTCGTGTCCACCACCCCAGCCAGCACATCCAAAGGCTCTTTTAAGCCACCTTTGGATCTTGGTGTAGTGAATGTTACCAGTACCATGGGCAACACTTGCTCCATCCCTTCCACTTGCCCGCCTTTCCCTCTCAGGGCTGCCTGTGCCTTCAGGGCCAGCTTCTCCCCAGCTGCAGTCTTCACTTTCCCACTATGCCAGCGTCCAACCGTTCCTACTGTGCACACAGTCACCATCTTTAGCCAGGTTCTTCCCAGTGCTGTCCAGATATCCCCTACCAGGAGCACTGCCAATTGTAGCGCTGTGGGTAGCCCTCTGGCAACGTCAGCCCTAGTAACCACCAACCAGCCTGCATTGTCATCCAGGATCTCCAGTTCGACCGCAGCATTCACAATTCCCTTGGAGTCAAGCTCAAGGCCACCTTTCCCACTATCCCTGGGAGCCACTCCCCAACCTGCGTTTGGGGCTGCATATGTGCAGAAGCAAGAAGTCCCCCAACCAGCCCTTGGCCCAAGCTTCAGTAGCTCTTTCATTTTTGGAAGCTCACCAGTGG CCTCAATCCCAACACCGACTCCAGCCCAGCCATCCTTCAGCGGTACCACGCAGTCAGCCTTTGGGGGTTTGGCACCATCAGCCTCCACCTTTCACATCCCCGCCAGCTTCCGGCCGGCCTTTGGCAGCACTC GTCAAGCTAATACGAACGGTTTGGGAGTTGTCACCCCAACCCACCGGAGTGGGGCTTGTGGCTCAGTGTTTGGCAGTACAGCCCCACGACCTTTTGACTTTGGGGGATTGGTGACCCCTATAGACTGTGAGGAGACTTGGATGGGCGTCACTGCCCCAGACATGAGCTCCAACCCTGGAGCATTCAGCACTGGAGCAGAGCCAAGTGGGACCACTAGCAGCATCACACCCTTGGGAACAGGCTGCGGCCCAAACAACCAGGGTCGGACCAGCCAGGGCACACATTTTGCCTTGGGGAAGGCCAGCATTTCTGCAAGAAAAACTATGTTTGGGGACCCCTCCATGACCCCCTTTGCTCAGAGCACCCCTGTCACTGGATCAGTTAAGGCAGGCAGCAGCCTTGGCTTTGGGATGCCCTCTCCACCACCCCAGGGCTCTGTTGGGAGAAGATCTTTCAGACTGTCAGCCCCTTCATTTTCCATTGGTGCAAAATCAAAATCCCCAAAGAATAGGGAGCAAGGGCATTCCCGAAGGCCTCATGCCCACACAAAATAA
- the PRSS16 gene encoding thymus-specific serine protease: protein MAIGPVPWLGPLLMISLWGSSAPASLLRRLGEHIQRFQESSGLGLSLDQGGVALPKERWLDQPLDPFNASDRRSFLQRYWVNDQHWTSQDGPVFLHLGGEGSLGPGSVMRGHPATLAPVWGALVIGLEHRFYGLSIPAEGLDVAQLRFLSSRHALADVVSARLALSRLFNVSFSSPWLCFGGSYAGSLAAWARLKFPHLIFASVASSAPVRAILDFSEYNDVVSRSLMNTAIGGSPECRAAASAAFAEVERRLRAGGSAQAALRAELGACGSLGRAADQAELLGALQALVGGAVQYDGQAGAPLSVRQLCGLLLGDRDNCSRPAPYRGLRRAVQVVTHSLGQKCLSFSRAETVAQLKVTEPQVAGVGDRQWLYQTCTEFGYYVTCEVPGCPFSQLPALPSKLELCEQVFGFSASSIAQAVSQTNSYYGGQTPGATQVLFVNGDIDPWHVLSITQPLGPSESALLIPSASHCLDMAPERPSDSPSLRLARQNIFQQLQTWLGLAKKSQVRGGV from the exons ATGGCCATTGGGCCTGTCCCGTGGCTGGGCCCTCTGCTCATGATTTCCCTCTGGGGGTCCTCAGCTCCAG CTTCCCTCCTTAGGCGCCTAGGTGAGCACATTCAGCGGTTTCAGGAGAGCTCTGGCCTGGGCCTGAGCCTGGACCAGGGAGGTGTGGCCCTCCCAAAAGAGCGGTGGCTGGACCAGCCACTGGACCCCTTCAATGCCTCTGACAGACGATCCTTCCTGCAG CGGTATTGGGTAAATGACCAACATTGGACCAGCCAGGATGGGCCTGTATTCCTGCATCTGGGAGGCGAAGGCAGCCTTGGACCTGGCTCAGTGATGAGAG GGCACCCTGCAACCCTGGCCCCAGTCTGGGGGGCCCTGGTGATAGGTCTGGAACATAGATTTTATGGCCTGAGTATACCCGCTGAGGGGCTCGACGTGGCCCAGCTCCGCTTCTTGTCCAGCCGCCATGC GCTGGCCGATGTGGTCTCTGCCCGCCTCGCACTCTCCCGCCTCTTCAACGTCTCCTTCTCCAGCCCCTGGCTCTGCTTCGGAGGCTCCTATGCCGGCTCCCTGGCTGCCTGGGCCAGGCTGAAG tttccccatctcatTTTCGCCTCCGTCGCCTCTTCCGCTCCGGTGCGGGCCATACTGGATTTCTCCGAGTATAATGAC GTGGTGTCTAGAAGCCTAATGAACACTGCGATTGGCGGATCCCCGGAG TGCCGGGCTGCTGCGTCCGCAGCCTTTGCGGAGGTGGAGCGACGGCTGCGCGCGGGCGGCTCGGCTCAGGCAGCGCTGCGAGCGGAGCTGGGCGCATGTGGGTCCCTGGGGCGCGCTGCGGACCAGGCAGAGCTTCTGGGGGCGCTGCAGGCACTCGTGGGAGGGGCGGTGCAGTACGACGGGCAAGCGGGAGCGCCGCTGAGTGTGCGACAGCTCTGCGGACTCCTCCTCGGGGACCGGGACAACTGCAGCAGGCCTGCGCCCTACCGCGGGCTTCGTCGGGCAGTGCAG GTTGTCACACACAGCCTGGGCCAGAAGTGTTTAAGCTTTTCTCGAGCAGAGACAGTGGCACAGCTGAAGGTCACAGAACCCCAAGTGGCCGGCGTTGGCGACCGGCAGTGGTTGTACCAGACCTGTACCGAGTTTGGCTACT ATGTCACCTGTGAGGTCCCTGGATGCCCtttctcccagctcccagctctgccttccaaACTAGAGCTATGTGAGCAGGTGTTCGGGTTTTCAGCCTCATCCATAGCCCAGGCTGTGTCCCAGACGAACTCCTACTATGGTGGCCAGACCCCAGGGGCCACCCAAGTGCTGTTTGTTAATG gGGATATAGACCCCTGGCATGTGCTAAGTATAACACAGCCTTTGGGACCCTCAGAGTCAGCCCTTCTCATCCCTAGTGCTTCTCATTGCTTGGACATGGCACCTGAGAGACCCTCAGACTCCCCCAGCCTCCGCCTAGCACGCCAG AACATCTTCCAGCAGCTGCAGACCTGGCTTGGTCTGGCAAAGAAGAGCCAGGTTAGGGgtggggtctga